TTTGAGAATCTCAGAATTTATACAGTTACTAACGGGAATATCTATTAAACGATATTTACTAGCTAGGGGTACTGCTGGTTTTGCCCTTAATTTAGTTAGGGGATACAAACGAGTACCTGCACCGCCTCCTAGAATGATACCTAATACTCTTTTCACTTCTTAAAAACCTCGTGACTGCCTATGCCTCTCAAAATAAAGTTTATCTGATATCAGGGACAGATTAAGCAAAATGACCAGGAAAAGGATGAGTTTTGTTAAAGTATTAAGTGAATGTAATATAAGCGATCGCTGAATTACTCAGCAAGATTGTGATTTTTAAAATTATTTTCCAACCGACATGGATTTGTATATGTCATCAACAGAAACATCTTTACCGCCCAAGCTAGCTAAAATTGTTGACCGCTTCAAACGCCGTTCTAATCCCAAGCAAAAATACGCACAGCTACTTCACTATGCTAACCAACTCCCAGCCATGCCAGAATCGGGCAAGACTGAGGAAAATAAGGTCAAGGGGTGTGTTTCTCAGGCATACATTACCGCTAGCCTAGAAAACGGTAAGATTTGTTACCAGGGAGATGCTGACGCACAATTGGTTAAAGGTTTAGTAGCATTTTTAATTGCGGGATTAAACGATTTAACGCCAGAAGAGATTATTAAAATAGAACCCAATTTTATTGAGGATACAGGTTTGAAAGTTAGTCTTACTCCTTCGCGCGCCAACGGTTTCTTTAATATTTTTCAGATGATGAAGAAAAAGGCTATGGGCTTTCATTTAGGCACGGCAGAGTAATTTATTCTCAACCAATATTTAATGCTGTTAATAAGTGACTTCTCCCAACGCTGTAATCTTTGTTATCTCGTCTACAAGGTCTACAACATAATCTAGATATGCAATTAACGTTGTGTATGTCTTCTACAGCTGGGCGATCAGTAACTAACATTCACTTCTTTGTTGCAAATATTCTAACGTCGATCCTTTTTCAGTCATGGTTTCTAGAGGTGTCCATTCACCAGTAGTTTCTAACACTAGGATACCTTGTTGAGTGCG
This sequence is a window from Coleofasciculaceae cyanobacterium. Protein-coding genes within it:
- a CDS encoding SufE family protein yields the protein MSSTETSLPPKLAKIVDRFKRRSNPKQKYAQLLHYANQLPAMPESGKTEENKVKGCVSQAYITASLENGKICYQGDADAQLVKGLVAFLIAGLNDLTPEEIIKIEPNFIEDTGLKVSLTPSRANGFFNIFQMMKKKAMGFHLGTAE